The Vulcanimicrobium alpinum sequence AGTGCGATCTTGATTGGGCCGCTGTCGGCGGCCCGTGCAGGCGGTACCGAGAACGATGACGACAGCAGCGCGACCGCGAGCGCTGCCGGGACGGATCGGGAAAAGCGCATCGGACCTACCTCGTAGGCGGGGGCGAAGTTGCGCCGTCGTTAGGTGTCGGAGCCCTCGTTCCTTCGCGCGGGGAAGGAAATATCGTTCATCGCTCCGCTTCGGGACGGCATTCGCGTGCCGGCGCAGAAGTCGGGTCGATGCGGTATTTCGACGAGGAACGCGTGCGTGCGCTGCTGCGCTGGGACGAACTCGTCGCCGCGATGGAGGACGCGCTCGTCGCCTTCTCCGGGGGGCGCGTGCAGCAGCCGGTGCGGCAGGTGTTGACCGTCGAGGAGAACGCGCGCTACCTCGGGGTCATGCCCGCGATCGCGCCCGACGCAATGGGCGTCAAACTGGTGACGTTCTACCCGGCGAACGCCGGGACGAGCGTCCCGACCCACATGGCGATGGTGCTGCTGTTCCGTCCCGACACCGGGGAACCGGTAGCGGTGATGGACGGCCGGCTCATCACCGAGATGCGCACGGCCGCCGTCTCCGCGGCGGTGACGAAGCGGCTCGCGTCGCCCGGCGCCCGCGTCCTCGCGATTCTCGGGAGCGGCGTGCAGGCGGTCTCGCATCTCGAAGTCCTGAGGACGATCCGGCCGTTCGACGAGGTGCGGGTGTGGAGCCGCACGCCGGAGCACGCGCGCCGATTCGCAGCCGAGCACGGCGCGGTCGCGACCGACGCGGAGAGCGCCGTGCGCGGTGCGGACGTCGTCGTGGTCGCGACCAGCGCGCGCGAGCCGGTGCTCGTCGGCGCGTGGCTGAAGCCCGGCGCGCACGTGAATGCCGTCGGCGCATGCCGTCCGACTTGGCGCGAACTCGACGACGACGCGATGGCGAACGTGCTCGTCGTCGACTCACGCGAAGCCGTGCTCGTCGAAGCGGGAGACGTGATCCTCTCGCACGCGTCGATCTACGCAGAGGCCGGCGAGATCATCGCCGGCACCAAAGCGGCACCGGCTTCCGAGACGACGATCTTCAAATCGGTCGGGATCGCGATCGAAGACGTCGCGTCGGCCGCACTGATCGCGGCGCGCGCGGCGCGGGCCGCCCCCGTCTGAGCGCTACGACGCCGGCATGATCCCCATGCCGCGCGGCCCCGGTTCTTCTTCTCCCGCGTCGACGCGGAACGGCGGGTACGCGTCGTGCATCAGCGTCACGTACGTGACGACGCGGATCACCCAGCGGTTGAGTCCGAGCACGAGGTCGAACAGCCCGCTCGGATAGCGCCCGGTGACCGCGATCGCGATGCCCGCAACGAGCACGAGCAATTGCAGGAGGCCGCCGCGCGACTGCATCGCTCCGGCGCCGGAGGCGTCGACGTACCACCACGTTCCGCTGAAGATCGCCAGGATGAGATAGTGCGGGATCGCCAGCAGCCACCACTTGATCAGCGCCGTGCCGCGCGAGAGATGCTGCGGATAGGCGACGGCGAGGTGCGCCGGATAATCGGCATCGAGCAGGCTGAACGGCGGATAGCGATCGGTGCCCAGCGCGCTGTACGCGTAGAAGCCGACGCGCCAATTCCATCGCAGGATCCCGACGTTCG is a genomic window containing:
- a CDS encoding ornithine cyclodeaminase family protein: MRYFDEERVRALLRWDELVAAMEDALVAFSGGRVQQPVRQVLTVEENARYLGVMPAIAPDAMGVKLVTFYPANAGTSVPTHMAMVLLFRPDTGEPVAVMDGRLITEMRTAAVSAAVTKRLASPGARVLAILGSGVQAVSHLEVLRTIRPFDEVRVWSRTPEHARRFAAEHGAVATDAESAVRGADVVVVATSAREPVLVGAWLKPGAHVNAVGACRPTWRELDDDAMANVLVVDSREAVLVEAGDVILSHASIYAEAGEIIAGTKAAPASETTIFKSVGIAIEDVASAALIAARAARAAPV